The following proteins are co-located in the Dietzia timorensis genome:
- a CDS encoding nucleoside hydrolase: MSTLDPRPKTVLLDCDPGIDDAMAIVDLLARRSFGEIDIAGIVATAGNASVEDCVASALSWLELGERTDREQERRGTDRIPVFAGASGPIEVEHAFTPETHGEHGRGYAPLVRAARPASSIGGARAWSEVSRRFEGELHAVVIGPLSTLAAALELDEGIADRLASLTIMGGSFCGHPGNTTSVAEWNSHFDPEAAQRVCERFAGRAVVPRWCGQNVTDFAVFTPADITEVLSATRGAPVTRALAAALRFYFEFHDSVGEGYGAKVHDPIAAALALEPAAGRWRPARIDVSTADPLTRGQSIAEFRPERWFGGVYGSGPRNADVLVDIPGMPGAGGIDEIIAHWKARHIRWVCG, from the coding sequence GTGAGCACACTGGACCCGCGACCTAAAACCGTTCTCCTCGATTGCGATCCGGGAATCGATGATGCGATGGCGATCGTGGATCTTCTCGCCAGGAGATCGTTCGGTGAGATCGACATCGCAGGGATCGTCGCCACCGCCGGGAATGCGAGCGTCGAGGACTGTGTTGCTTCGGCCCTGTCGTGGCTCGAGCTCGGCGAGCGAACCGATCGGGAGCAAGAACGGCGCGGCACCGACCGGATACCTGTCTTCGCGGGCGCGTCGGGACCGATCGAGGTCGAGCATGCCTTTACTCCGGAAACCCATGGTGAGCACGGGCGTGGATACGCTCCTCTGGTGCGGGCGGCACGACCGGCGTCATCGATTGGTGGTGCGCGCGCATGGAGCGAAGTGAGCCGCCGCTTCGAGGGCGAGCTGCACGCCGTGGTGATTGGTCCATTGAGCACGCTTGCCGCGGCTCTGGAACTCGATGAGGGCATCGCCGACAGATTGGCGAGCCTGACGATCATGGGCGGGAGCTTCTGCGGCCATCCCGGCAACACTACATCTGTAGCGGAATGGAACTCCCACTTCGACCCGGAGGCCGCTCAGCGCGTTTGCGAGCGCTTTGCCGGGCGTGCCGTGGTGCCGCGGTGGTGCGGGCAGAACGTCACCGATTTCGCCGTCTTTACGCCCGCCGATATCACCGAGGTCCTCTCGGCGACCAGGGGCGCCCCGGTGACCCGCGCTCTGGCGGCGGCACTTCGGTTCTATTTCGAATTTCACGACAGCGTCGGCGAGGGATACGGCGCGAAGGTTCACGACCCGATCGCCGCCGCACTCGCGCTCGAGCCCGCGGCGGGGCGTTGGAGGCCGGCTCGGATCGACGTCTCCACTGCCGATCCTCTTACCCGCGGACAATCGATCGCCGAGTTTCGACCCGAGCGCTGGTTCGGCGGTGTGTACGGAAGCGGCCCGCGTAATGCCGATGTTCTGGTGGATATCCCCGGAATGCCTGGGGCGGGTGGGATCGACGAAATCATCGCCCACTGGAAGGCTCGACATATCCGTTGGGTCTGCGGCTGA
- a CDS encoding MFS transporter translates to MNTEVAPESDVKPPSRRDWLALAVLSIGLGLIVLDGTIVGVALPDIIADLSLEFAEAQWVNSLYAVVLAALLLSTGKLADAVGRKRLFVAGLAVFMGGSVLAAMSEGASMLIAARAVQALGAAMIMPSTLSTVNAVFRGRYRAAAFGVWGAVISGAAAVGPLAGGALTQWASWHWIFLVNVAVGAAVIVAALATVPETSGVRSRPGADVDGALLSAIGFGMLVFGVIEGPDLGWWTPKESFAFFGFEWSVNAAVSPVPVALCIAVVSLVLFVRWEIHRDRVRRSALLDVTLFDLRTFSWGNITAGMVAVGEFAIIFVLPLNLVNALGLSFIASGVVLAAMAIGAFFSGAMARHLAARVGSPGTVIFGLSLELAGVLGLIVFVGVSESAWAVALPLIVYGLGLGLASAQLTGTVLQDVPVEVSGQASATQSTVRQIGTALGTAFAGAAMSIALASTLPSALASAGFSGASASQYAEATRQSAGSAIAALREQGSASQFGSQSEEVVHALSVGMGQATQIALLCAGAFLVLGLIGAVQVKRAAEYSSVESS, encoded by the coding sequence ATGAACACCGAAGTTGCTCCCGAAAGCGACGTGAAGCCGCCTTCACGCCGGGACTGGCTTGCACTCGCCGTCTTGTCGATCGGCCTGGGGCTGATCGTGCTCGACGGAACCATCGTCGGGGTTGCCTTACCGGATATTATCGCCGATCTCAGTCTCGAGTTCGCCGAGGCGCAGTGGGTCAACAGCCTCTACGCCGTAGTCCTCGCAGCGCTCCTGCTGTCCACAGGCAAGCTCGCCGACGCCGTCGGCCGCAAGCGGTTGTTCGTCGCGGGGCTTGCCGTGTTCATGGGCGGCAGCGTGCTCGCGGCGATGTCGGAGGGGGCGTCAATGCTCATCGCCGCTCGCGCCGTGCAGGCGCTGGGCGCGGCGATGATCATGCCCTCGACCTTGTCCACGGTGAACGCAGTGTTCCGTGGTCGTTATCGCGCGGCCGCTTTCGGTGTGTGGGGCGCAGTGATCTCGGGGGCGGCCGCTGTCGGTCCGCTCGCAGGTGGAGCGCTCACCCAATGGGCGAGCTGGCATTGGATCTTTCTCGTCAACGTTGCCGTCGGTGCGGCAGTCATCGTCGCTGCGCTCGCCACGGTCCCCGAAACTTCAGGCGTACGTTCTCGTCCCGGCGCCGATGTCGATGGCGCCTTGTTGAGCGCGATCGGATTCGGCATGCTCGTGTTCGGAGTAATCGAGGGCCCGGACCTCGGGTGGTGGACACCGAAGGAAAGCTTCGCATTCTTCGGCTTCGAATGGTCCGTGAACGCGGCAGTTTCCCCGGTGCCCGTGGCGCTCTGTATAGCCGTGGTTTCGCTTGTTCTTTTCGTGCGCTGGGAGATTCATCGCGATCGCGTTCGACGCTCCGCGCTCCTCGATGTCACGCTGTTCGACCTGCGGACGTTCTCGTGGGGCAACATCACGGCCGGAATGGTCGCTGTCGGTGAGTTCGCGATCATTTTCGTCCTACCCCTCAATCTCGTAAACGCATTGGGTCTGAGCTTCATCGCCTCAGGTGTGGTCCTTGCAGCCATGGCCATCGGCGCCTTTTTCTCGGGGGCGATGGCGCGTCATCTCGCGGCAAGGGTAGGTTCGCCGGGCACGGTGATCTTCGGACTGTCGCTTGAGCTCGCCGGCGTACTGGGCTTGATCGTCTTTGTGGGAGTCAGCGAGTCCGCGTGGGCCGTCGCGCTGCCTCTCATCGTCTACGGGCTCGGTCTCGGACTCGCCTCTGCGCAATTGACGGGCACCGTTTTGCAGGACGTCCCCGTCGAAGTCTCGGGACAGGCTTCAGCGACGCAGAGCACCGTGCGCCAGATCGGTACGGCTCTGGGGACCGCGTTCGCGGGGGCGGCGATGTCTATCGCATTGGCCTCTACACTTCCCTCCGCATTGGCCTCGGCCGGGTTCTCCGGCGCGAGTGCGAGCCAGTACGCGGAGGCGACCAGGCAATCGGCGGGATCTGCGATCGCGGCACTACGCGAACAAGGATCCGCAAGCCAGTTCGGTAGCCAAAGCGAGGAAGTGGTGCATGCCTTGAGCGTGGGAATGGGTCAGGCGACTCAAATCGCCCTCCTTTGCGCGGGCGCGTTCCTGGTTCTCGGGTTGATCGGCGCCGTTCAGGTCAAGCGAGCGGCCGAGTATTCGTCGGTGGAATCATCGTAG
- the meaB gene encoding methylmalonyl Co-A mutase-associated GTPase MeaB: protein MAQERPSIDVAALAANVRKDDRSQVARAITLVESSARRHRSSAQALLMELLPHAGNALRVGITGVPGVGKSTFIESLGMKLIDEGHKVAVLAVDPSSTRTRGSILGDKTRMANLSVNDKAYIRPSPTSGTLGGVARATREAIIVLEAAGFDVILVETVGVGQSEVTVAQMTDIFTFLTLARTGDQLQGIKKGVLEIAELIAVNKADGDHVRDAKRAARELGSALRMIQPHDAIWTTPVLTMSGLSGNGVDEFWTEVQRHHETMVSKGEFDRRRADQQAEWTWSMVREELLARLTERETVAGVAKEVIAEVKEGSLTATLAAQQILDAYDDSTDEYSAARLT from the coding sequence GTGGCACAAGAACGCCCGTCGATCGATGTCGCCGCATTGGCCGCGAACGTTCGCAAGGACGATCGTTCCCAGGTGGCACGGGCCATCACGCTCGTCGAGTCCTCGGCACGGCGCCACCGTTCCAGCGCGCAGGCTCTTCTCATGGAGTTGTTGCCGCACGCGGGTAATGCCTTACGCGTCGGGATTACCGGTGTGCCCGGCGTCGGCAAGTCAACCTTCATCGAATCGCTCGGGATGAAGCTCATCGACGAGGGCCACAAGGTCGCCGTGCTCGCCGTCGACCCATCTTCTACGCGTACCCGTGGCTCGATTCTCGGCGACAAGACCCGGATGGCGAACCTGTCGGTCAACGACAAGGCCTACATTCGGCCATCGCCGACCTCAGGGACGCTGGGCGGCGTGGCAAGAGCGACGCGGGAAGCGATCATCGTCCTCGAGGCAGCGGGCTTCGACGTCATACTCGTGGAAACGGTGGGCGTGGGGCAATCAGAGGTCACGGTCGCCCAAATGACCGACATTTTCACGTTCCTCACCCTCGCACGCACCGGTGACCAGCTCCAGGGCATCAAGAAGGGCGTATTGGAGATCGCGGAGCTGATCGCGGTGAACAAGGCCGATGGCGACCATGTGCGGGATGCCAAGCGCGCTGCACGGGAACTCGGTTCGGCGTTGCGCATGATTCAGCCGCACGACGCCATCTGGACCACACCGGTCCTGACGATGTCCGGTCTCTCCGGAAACGGGGTGGACGAGTTCTGGACGGAGGTCCAGCGGCACCATGAGACGATGGTCTCCAAGGGTGAGTTCGACCGTCGGCGCGCCGATCAGCAGGCGGAGTGGACGTGGTCGATGGTGCGTGAAGAGCTCCTAGCCCGGCTCACCGAGCGTGAGACTGTGGCCGGGGTGGCGAAAGAAGTAATCGCCGAGGTCAAGGAGGGCTCGCTCACGGCGACGCTGGCGGCGCAACAGATCCTCGACGCCTACGATGATTCCACCGACGAATACTCGGCCGCTCGCTTGACCTGA